The region gaccttagataatttttcccattggaGTGACCTATACATgcccacatagaccagattgtacCGGTCCCTGCATGgtcagtggtcttcttgggcagttttacTGAAGCTAACTGAAATCCAGTTATGTATCTATGACCCTACCTAAATGACATTGATATTGCATATAAAGCAAAACCATAAACGTATATCAATATATGGCCAAGATCACGTAGTATTTTCAAAACCAAGGGCACAGAGTGACGACTTcacaacgcccccctcccccaaaatttATAACTCTAAATTTCTTACCTGTTGTACATAATAATTCCCCTCACACAGGGCTCTTAGAGCTCTGGCTCTCCACATCACTGATACGGACACTTCCTCAAGACTTTCGGCCAGAAAATGTCTTCAGAAAACCTTACGAAATGTTCAACATACATCTTGCCACATTTTCCATTTCGCAAAACCGGAAGGGAAATCCTTGTGACGTCATGGATTCGGCTATTACGTGTAGGGGTTTTTCTATCACTCCATCGTTACCTCTAGTTAATTTTTGAAATATGAGAAATTCGCAAGTTTTGGCGCAATAATAGCTTTAAATATATATCTAAGCTAGTTTAATGGCATTTAGTAAAAATAAGCTGACCATAAATATTTCGCAAAAATTAGTGGTTTATTCCGTTGACCTGAAATAACCCGGAAGTTGGGACATCCTTACATGTGCGTACACTAGAGAAACGCGTCTGTATAAATCTGTAGAAGAACGGTTCTTCTTAACGTTGTATTTCAGATTTAGGTGGCTGAAGGAAGCTAGGAGTATGGGGAAACACAAGAAGATTAAGGCAGTGGACCCGTTTTACTTTGGAAACCGAAAACAGTCTCAAAACAGGTAAAATCATGTTGCAAgaatttatatatttttcatgCATAGTTTATAAATTATAcgtatgctacatgtatgatttgGTGTTTGTATGTTCACGTAGGTTATCTTTTTGTAACACTTGAATCTGACAGGATCACACGATAGTAATTAtgatttattattatcattattatttattGCAATTATGTACAGATTATGAATACTGTTACAAGGTGTTTAAAATATAGTATGATACCTTAAAAGTTTATTAAACTTGAAAAAAACTGAGCTAATATGTTAATAACATGGTCAAAGTCCCACCtaattacacatgtatatactagtaaGAAGTTTTATCAAAACCTCCTTTGtttcaggtactgtaaatgcagaaatgtttgcagtggttttatgttcatggtttttgttcttctccgcaaaactttttgttcTCCTATGactagtgctactattgtttcaaacacgaactctaaaccaccgcgaacacgccattttctccctactgcaaaatgaaaaccagTCCACGccacttaaatgtatttactagTACAGTAATCAATTTCATAAGCAATACCAAACCAGTCTAACAATGTCTTCTGTGCCCAACTGCCAAAAATAGAAAAGTAGTAAACCAGGCCCCGAAGAACACCGATGATCAGGAGGTCCCCCGGAAGCTGAGAGAGCTGATGCAGTGGAAACAGCAGGGGGGCAAGCTCGGCAAATCTAAAAAGACTCCGGCACAGCAGGAAAGAACAGAACAGCTGAAGGGAAAATCAAAGAAAGCAGGAGCATCGAGAGGTATACGCTCAGACGCTTTTGTCCTTAAGATTTCTTGTAGCAAGTTGTACTAATGCTACTTCACGGTTCACCTAAATCCGGGGtttcacatactagtatatatccAGGATTTTGAAGAACAGGGAATTTAGGGAAAATGCTAGATGCAACGTTAGTAATACCGCCAGAAATACAAACTTGACGGCTAACAtgttcagaacactgtctggtAACCCTGCATTCAGAGTGAGATGAAGATGTCAAAACTCTCCATCCCAGAGTGgaacagaccaaggaggttattttaagGAGGAGGAGCATTTCTTAGTAAGCTTCATCTTTCACTATAACTTCCTTCGATGCAAACAATCAGTCACATATCAATGTCTGTTTCCCAAACAGAGGCATTTCCCGTCCGGCGCGTAGATCCAGATGAACCGGAGGACGGCAGAGCCGTGGAGAAGGTACCAGACTTCGAGCGGAAGCCCTGGGAGTCGGAGAAGCGCTTCGTGGAGCGGATGCACATGGCCACGCAGGTGGCCTACGAGAAAGCAAAATGGATGCTCGACATCAACCCACTCgaggaggaagagaagaagaagaaacagaaggaAAAAGCAAAACAGTATGTATAAGCCAGCTCATGGTTTCAACTACTCATGCACTGTGTGATGCTTtgtgatatgtcaaagttgaacttcaaggttcttgagacataaacaaaacccgtctagACATGTATGAAGAATGGTGTAGACAAAAACTGTTTACTAGTTAGGAGCCTTCACTTTTGAACTTGCGCACATTTGTATGTAAAAGTATAATTCCTTTGCCAAGCCCCACACCCCCCGGCCCCCCCGTCTGGCCCCCTCaaatcaaatacattttgtattgaaattaTGATTCAAAAAGTAGAAGATGTTCCCAGCTGTAGTCACTTGCGGCTACCCTCTTAAATataaatattttcaattcaGGTTTTATTTTGCTACATTACCACTAAAGTACTGTAATACCAACTACTGATAGTTGTTTTTGATATCGATATTCAAAATAGCAAAGTAATGACTACTGATTATCAAAGACTATATGATTGAAATATACAcatttatacatgtgtatatataaatatataaagtaCTATAATGCTCATATATTTCCCTAAGGGTTAGTTGCCCATAATGCCAGTGCAAATGTTCATTATTGCATTTGTAGCAACCTCTGCAGAGAGCAATGTTAAGCCATGGaaatttttaatttgttttgtacaaatcactcactcactcactcactcactatccggtttagcGTCtttttttccccatcatctgggggtttgacgtgcttgcatgctgatgggggagcttggtggccgctcaccaggtgcctctgtcctgtggatttacatgtgtaggttgaggtggtggaggtcctCCTTGATGTTATCAACCCACTTCCTCCTTGGTCGTCCTCGTGGATTTCGGCCCTCCACGGTCTTGCCCATGATTTTCTTGGGCCACCTCTCCCTGTCCATTCTTTCAAGATGCCCATACCAACGTATCATGTTTGATGCCCATACCAAATATATtatgttttttgttctttcaggcATGTGAATAAGAAGAGGGAGAAGTTGAAAGCCAAGAGAAAGGAgaaggcagaagaagaagaggaacagAAGAGATTTACTGACCACGTGCAGTTTGGAGAGGTCGTGTCTCAACCCCCAGAATTAACAGCAAGACCCAGAAAGGCAGCTGGAAAAAACAAGGTATATGATAATATTGGTTTTCATTATGACTTCTCGCCACAAAGACCACGCCTCGAGGGCGTAGTCCACcatagcatgcgtagtccagtggtcagTCACCCAGCCTATAGACCCAGGGATTgcgagtttgaatcctggctgttgtcactcacctgacatgcacgctacaggtaagggtcgcagtccttaggacgggacgttaatcCGTGGTccactagagctgtgtaccggtacagtgtaccgatacagtaccgggtacaatcaattaggtacaggcccaaaatacctgaccctgctgtatcggtactggacctgactcaggggatggccactttgacaatGACAGGTAAAAAGGTAAactttactgtttttttttttataccttTTTATTTAAACAATATGATATAAGGGAGTATGACAGCAAtttgttacaggggccattcccactgttTTATTTTGGCTACGTGGTGTTCTCGCTAGGACTTTTTTTGACAGTTTACCggttatacaaaacaaacatttaaaacaaaatgattgagactttcttttcttattttcaGACTGGGAAGAAGACTCTTCTTCTAAACAGCCTCCTGAGCCCCAAAAGTAAGTCCACCTCCACAACATCATCCAAGAAGAACAGGAAGAGAAAGGACCGATCTGCTGCGGAACAGAGGATGTTGGACGCAGAGAGAGAAAGAGTCGTCCAGGCATACAGAACGGCCAAGAAAGCCAAACTCAGCGGAACGGCACCACCTCCAGTGAAAAAGATCATAATCGGAGACTTATGACTTAatgtacagtaaatgcagatGTAGTTTCAATAAACTTTGTTGTATGTGAGAATGATGGTTGTTGTGATATCATGAATGTACAAgttattttcatcatcaaaagaTCATAATCGGAGACTTATGATTTAatgtgtaaatgcagaaaatttTAGTTTTAATAAACTTTGTTGTATGTGAGAATGATTGTTGTTGTGATGTCATGAATGTACAAgttattttcatcatcaaaagaTCATAATCGGAGACTTATGATTTAatgtgtaaatgcagaaaatttTAGTTTTAATAAACTTTGTTGTATGTGAGAATGATTGTTGTTGTGATGTCATGAATGTACAAgttattttcatcatcaaaagaTCATAATCGGAGACTTATGATTTAatgtgtaaatgcagaaaatttTTGTTTCAATAAACTTTGTTGTATGTGAGAATGATGGTTGTTGTGATATCATGAATTTACAAgttattttcatcatcaaaagaTCTTATACGGAGACTTATGATTTAatgtgtaaatgcagaaaatttTAGTTTTAATAAACTTTGTTGTATGTGAGAATGATTGTTGTTGTGATATCATGAATGTACAAGTTGCTTTTATCTAtacagcagggagagggttaaggAATGACAGGTTGTCTTTGCTTTGACCTTTCACTTTTTTAAGATTTTCTATCTTGCCTAGACTGTTATCCATCGTATTCTAGCCCCAGTTCGTCTTTCAATCGCTTCCCATTAATAGAGCAGCAATTAGCATCTAGGCTTTTATTTAAGACCTCTGATTGGATTTTTAAATTAAGAGTGTCACTGTTCGCTATAAAAGCATCATAACTTCTTTCTGGTTGATTTGttttgaagcatgatgctttatcATTAGGGGTACAGTGGGGCTTAGTCAGAAGATGCCAATTCCGGCATCACTCATACTGTAAGACCTATGGCTACATATAATAGAAAAAtaattgttacctccatgaaaatgttggggcgtgtctgtgcgtgtgaatgtctgcttgcttgtttgtgtttccagatacttgtcgtcagcataacttaaaggacagctggatggattgtgatgatatttggactgtgggtaggtcttgtcAAGAACAAGGTCAAGTTTgggcccctggtgtgtgacagGATTAGACAAAATATGCAAAATGATGTTCCCCTCTTTGTTACCGGTCTGTCCCCAAGTTTAAGAGAAGCATGACAAAAAAGAGAACATTTGTAGTGGTCAGTATTGGTCAGTCACCTTTATTCTATAAATCCATTCTCTGGCTTGACAGAATTCTGGAATTCTTACATTAGAGGGGCTGCTGATAGGATACACCACAGGTATTATAATGCTGTGGGGACTATGCTTTCACCTTGTGGATTATATCAAAACACTACACTAAGATTGTTGTATTCAATTAAAAGAATTATTATTGAAGTCGGAACTTTAATCCTAGTTGTCCGACTGGGTGGCGGATATTGTTGGTAGTTCCTTtgcactagcctctaccaggctccatgggaaaaatagtagaaattggccaaattgacagataacatgccaaggagttagctggcctggGGTCGCAAATTGTACTTCCATGcatgttttctgtctatttggccatgcaatttctactatttttccagagacctatggagcctggtagagactacatgtgCACTGTTCGAAACATCCAAGTTTGCTGCCCAGACGGCTGCCTGCTCAGTAGCCCGCACCTTTCAGATAGTCTCCCAGTTTTTCAACAACGTCGTTGCAGCTACCCGCCTGGGCACCCTCTGCATACATGCCGATAAGGATACCTGCGGGAGGAAATACAAAAGGGGACACTTTTCAATCGGAAATCATGACTAGGAGAATTAGTGATGTGTTTATGAACACGGTCCTGAAAATTGTTTGAAAGACCTCTATTAGTGAGAGTACGTGTACGagtgtgattaaaaaaaaaaagttttttatcatagcaggttcatttttgtatgaaatgatttGAAAGGGTGTAGTCAACTCAAGAGTCGCtggcaaaaatatgaaaaacagaTTGAGATACTtaagtctcaagaagagatgttcctttacatttgtgccgaatttcaactcatttcatacaaaaattaacctgctatgataaaaaaggcgtttgtttttgtaccaccctcgtctcaagaagagatgttcctttacatttgtgccgaatttcaactcatttcatacaaaaattaaCCTGCTATGATAAAAAAGGCGCTTGTTTTTGTACCACCCtcgtctcaagaagagatgttcctttacatttgtgccgaatttcaactcatttcatacaaaaattaaCCTGCTATGATAAAAAAGACGTTTGTTTTTGTACCACCCTCGTATATTATACTTTGCTATACTTAAATCGGTAGGAATTCtcttctttttattttgtttttagatttcgACCGAGTGATCTAACAAATACACTAGTCTATAACACTGGAATGTTCCAGAACACTAGcatattcatatatatgtatagacaTTGTACAAGCGCAAGAATATTAATGAACTGAATAAAGATGTACAATTCTTACTACGCGTTCTTACACAATAACTCAAATACCACACAAAAAAGGCTAATGGACCTCTCGATATTCTCACGATTAGCTAACGACATTTATTTGTTCACCCCGCGGtccgagttaaaatcaacctggGACCCGGCCGCGGCTGCAACGCAACAAGCTAGTTAAACTGTAACATGATTTCTCAATCAATCTTCCTCAACGACTTGCAGTGGTCTCTCTTGAGGAAAgtgacaggcggtcaccgaaacgtgGACCGGTTGTAAATATGTTGTTATGAATAAAGAACTCTGTTATTCATGTACTTACACTGAGTGCATTTCACGATGCACATCCCACCACAGTCCTTCTTTTTCGCGTAGACAAAGCTTCCATCCGCTCGAAGACACATGTATTTCACCTCCCCTACCGTCACTCCAGCTAGAAATGCAaccaaccaaaaaaatcaatcagGTACTCTAAATAACACTGAAAAGCCTTACCAACAAATGTAATAGGCAACGGAAATGCATGATACGAAACATATTATGTCGTAGCTGGGCCGCGAAAAGCCTTGATACGGGTCAGAGTGTTCCGGACCGAATTATAACTTAGGTTATCACATGGCTTCTACTTTTATCTTATGGGCGTCCAGGAAAATATTTCGAATGCCTTTCGCGTGCGCCGAGTgcaccgctgtcgaaaattctaatactggattcggacgttggaattGTGGCTGacgttaaccttttcgagtgacgtatCACAATTGTCTTCACATTGATTCTGAAAACAATGTCTCATTTGCTTTGATTATTTATGATTAGTTGCTCGTTTTGTTTctcatttcctcataaattatgtcaatgaggccTAATTTGAATGGATTATAATGTTATTCTTTATTTCGCTTTGTGATGCCACGAAATGTTTTGAGCCTTTCGGGATTTAGTGTTTTGACACGATGAAGATGCGTTTGGAACTGGTAGAACTAGTATGttgatatatgtacatatatgtgaaTATATGTAACCCTTGCTTACCTGAACGTATGGCGTCTGCAATAGGGAGATCTTTAGCAATTTTTTGTGCTTCTGTTGCAGATATCTACAGACAGGGAGATATCAGAAAAAACCCGTCATGCACAGAAGATATTCATTGCATGTCGTATCTGCTAGAATAATGATGCATGCATTTAAATACTCCAAGTATTCACACACAGataatacacacagacacacagcccCAAAACACATACTTGAATTTTAAAggacccagagcattttatgaggcttgaaaactggaaatattcttgttgctgtaatctttatgaaattgacatttgatttagtaatcttttagtttcatgcgcCTATTAtgaatagaccgataccatagtcCCGCccaattaaaacataaaatgtaaatatttgatggacatgcagtcactctctcattggtcgaaccgctaattgtgatggacagacagtctattagggcttggattttctatcagttctcaccacaaaacgacattgtatcttttaaTGTCGATTTGCattggtatagtgttattgaaacttactatgtgcagGAATGACTAGACATTGGAGTTTTATAGTCatgtttcaagcctcataaaatgctctggatgcctttgaaATAAAGTAAAGAATTGGGATAATTTCTTAGCAGTTTACAATTTGATCCATGTTTCAAAAAATTTCCATTCTTTTTCGGCAGGGTGGTGGAGAAATAAACATTGTATTTCCGCTTGCCTACCAAATAGgttattgaaacttacaatGTGCAGGAATGACTAGACATTGGAGTTTTATAGTCATGTTTCAAGccccataaaatgctctggatgcctttgaaATAAAGTAAAGAATTGGGATAATTTCTTAGCAGTTTACAATTTGATCCATGTTTCAAAAAATTTCCATTCTTTTTCGGCAGGGTGGTGGAGAAATATACGTTGTATTTCCGCTTGCCTACCAAATACTGCTGACCCAAAACGTTTTCCAGAGGggcaatgtacaaaatgataaaaacttTGTAGAATCGtttataaacatgtacaatagtGATATAAACAAACCCACCAAACCCATATGTTCCTCGCAATCTATCTGCCCTATTTTTTCCAATACCGTAATAAGAAACACAGCATTACTTTTCCAAGGCCTAATCATATACAGGCTtttcaatgacgtcatagtaaTTATAATTTGAATCCTCCGGTGACCATATTGGTGGATAATTGGATTAAGCAATGGTATCTTTGTTACTCCggggaggaggtgtgacctccttctgggagtattgggaatgtatttgtttgcgcgttcgcagctataactcacgatcccgtcgtcgcattggtgtgtaacttggcatatcgtttgcctggttcggcgtggtgatgcacaatagcttttttacaccataactactttaaacgtcaatccaatatcgtaattgcacccctataattaatgctatgtcccactgccctgccatagggaccatgttataatccgttatgcatgactggaatacttcaggcagatacggggtataaatcttccttacttgctgtgatcgtatagtcactgttacattgaaaaatagacaacgtgcatcaccacacgcaacctagcaaacgatataccaagttacataccaatgcggcaacgggaattgtgagttttagctgcgaacatgtgtagtgtgacctccagtctgtgtattaagtatgccttgtccactcgcaactcgcttacagtatgtgcgcacgggacggacgatgc is a window of Branchiostoma lanceolatum isolate klBraLanc5 chromosome 8, klBraLanc5.hap2, whole genome shotgun sequence DNA encoding:
- the LOC136440285 gene encoding coiled-coil domain-containing protein 137-like isoform X1, coding for MGKHKKIKAVDPFYFGNRKQSQNRKVVNQAPKNTDDQEVPRKLRELMQWKQQGGKLGKSKKTPAQQERTEQLKGKSKKAGASREAFPVRRVDPDEPEDGRAVEKVPDFERKPWESEKRFVERMHMATQVAYEKAKWMLDINPLEEEEKKKKQKEKAKQHVNKKREKLKAKRKEKAEEEEEQKRFTDHVQFGEVVSQPPELTARPRKAAGKNKTGKKTLLLNSLLSPKSKSTSTTSSKKNRKRKDRSAAEQRMLDAERERVVQAYRTAKKAKLSGTAPPPVKKIIIGDL
- the LOC136440285 gene encoding coiled-coil domain-containing protein 137-like isoform X2; translation: MQWKQQGGKLGKSKKTPAQQERTEQLKGKSKKAGASREAFPVRRVDPDEPEDGRAVEKVPDFERKPWESEKRFVERMHMATQVAYEKAKWMLDINPLEEEEKKKKQKEKAKQHVNKKREKLKAKRKEKAEEEEEQKRFTDHVQFGEVVSQPPELTARPRKAAGKNKTGKKTLLLNSLLSPKSKSTSTTSSKKNRKRKDRSAAEQRMLDAERERVVQAYRTAKKAKLSGTAPPPVKKIIIGDL
- the LOC136440290 gene encoding profilin-1A-like isoform X1, with protein sequence MLFADSSKHFNMSWQGYVDTNLVGTGHVSKAAILGSDGSIWAKSADFNISATEAQKIAKDLPIADAIRSAGVTVGEVKYMCLRADGSFVYAKKKDCGGMCIVKCTQCILIGMYAEGAQAGSCNDVVEKLGDYLKGAGY
- the LOC136440290 gene encoding profilin-1A-like isoform X2, whose product is MSWQGYVDTNLVGTGHVSKAAILGSDGSIWAKSADFNISATEAQKIAKDLPIADAIRSAGVTVGEVKYMCLRADGSFVYAKKKDCGGMCIVKCTQCILIGMYAEGAQAGSCNDVVEKLGDYLKGAGY